The proteins below come from a single Anderseniella sp. Alg231-50 genomic window:
- a CDS encoding acetate--CoA ligase family protein: MTPAQRANLERLLQPRQIAFVGGRDAAVAIGEAKRIGFEGSIWPVNPKRAEMHGITCFASVEDLPEAPDAVFLAVPVQQAIDTVRRLAGIGAGGIVCYSAGFGEVGTAGQKAEQALIEAAGSMALVGPNCYGMINYLTRSALWPFAHGGSTPGYGAAIITQSGMLSSDLTMSQRSLPLSHMISIGNQSVIAIEDLVEVLCEKPEVRAIGLHIEGLKHAGRFATAATRAAQFGKPIVALKSGSSTIGKSLTTSHTGSLSGEDDLYDALFKRCGIVRVFNPAQMLETLKFMCIAGIPANNRVAGFTCSGGGATMLADHGEKIGLAFPAHDGAVTDKLCQLLPSTATVSNPLDYTTPIWGHAEMTRPVFSAALATEAGTVVLVQDYPASGLDESRLVYLADADAFADAALAAGTPAVVCSTLPENMDTATRDHLISRGVAPMQGINDCLDAIAAAAAWRQMHQRIAHQPPAELLGGGVMQKVVAVDEAAAKNRLSEAGIPVPSGTVCCRSDTAAAAAALGFPVAIKLVHEKLLHKTEAGAVVLNINSRTEVTDAVARIQNAVATRLPDAASDRWLVEKMQAKPLAELIVSVREDAQFGLAMTIGSGGVLVELVADSTTVLLPCTRDDLIEAIGSLRVSRLLDGFRGGATADKRKLADQLLKLAGFMVLNRGDVAEIEINPMFVYENNLCAVDALMHITAPAESVSKQE, encoded by the coding sequence ATGACACCGGCGCAGCGGGCAAACCTCGAACGGCTGCTGCAACCGCGCCAGATTGCCTTTGTAGGCGGTCGTGACGCAGCAGTGGCAATCGGTGAAGCAAAACGGATCGGGTTTGAAGGCTCCATCTGGCCGGTGAATCCGAAACGTGCCGAGATGCACGGGATCACCTGTTTTGCATCCGTTGAGGACTTGCCGGAGGCGCCTGATGCCGTGTTCCTCGCCGTACCGGTGCAGCAGGCTATCGATACGGTGAGACGGCTTGCCGGTATCGGAGCCGGTGGCATTGTCTGCTACTCGGCCGGGTTCGGGGAGGTCGGCACAGCTGGACAGAAGGCGGAACAGGCCCTGATCGAGGCAGCAGGCTCAATGGCACTGGTCGGGCCAAACTGCTACGGCATGATCAACTATCTGACCCGATCCGCCTTGTGGCCATTTGCACATGGCGGATCAACACCGGGCTATGGCGCTGCAATCATTACCCAGTCGGGGATGCTGTCTTCCGACCTGACCATGTCTCAACGCTCCTTGCCCCTGTCTCACATGATCTCAATCGGCAACCAGTCGGTTATTGCGATTGAAGACCTGGTGGAGGTGTTGTGCGAAAAACCGGAAGTGCGCGCCATCGGTCTGCATATCGAAGGGCTGAAACATGCCGGTCGATTTGCAACTGCCGCTACCAGGGCGGCACAATTTGGCAAGCCGATCGTTGCGCTGAAAAGCGGATCGTCAACCATCGGCAAGTCCCTGACGACAAGTCACACCGGCTCGTTGTCGGGAGAGGACGATTTATACGATGCCCTGTTCAAACGCTGCGGCATCGTGCGGGTGTTCAACCCGGCACAAATGCTGGAAACACTCAAATTCATGTGCATTGCGGGAATACCGGCCAACAATCGCGTCGCTGGTTTTACCTGCTCCGGCGGCGGCGCAACAATGCTGGCCGACCATGGCGAGAAAATCGGATTGGCGTTTCCGGCGCACGATGGTGCCGTTACCGACAAATTGTGCCAGTTGCTTCCGTCTACCGCTACTGTCTCCAACCCTCTCGATTACACGACACCGATCTGGGGTCACGCCGAGATGACACGGCCGGTTTTCTCCGCAGCGCTCGCCACTGAAGCAGGTACAGTCGTGCTGGTGCAGGATTATCCGGCTTCCGGGCTGGATGAGTCGCGACTGGTTTACCTTGCTGACGCTGATGCCTTTGCAGACGCAGCACTGGCCGCCGGTACACCGGCGGTGGTTTGCTCTACCTTGCCGGAAAACATGGATACCGCAACACGCGACCACCTCATTTCCCGGGGCGTTGCGCCAATGCAGGGCATCAATGACTGCCTGGATGCAATTGCTGCCGCGGCGGCATGGAGACAGATGCATCAGCGCATTGCGCATCAACCGCCAGCAGAATTGCTGGGCGGCGGGGTTATGCAGAAAGTCGTGGCTGTCGACGAAGCTGCGGCAAAGAACCGGCTGTCCGAAGCGGGCATACCGGTGCCGTCGGGCACCGTCTGCTGCCGATCAGACACCGCCGCCGCTGCTGCCGCGCTGGGCTTTCCGGTCGCCATCAAGTTGGTTCACGAGAAGCTGCTGCACAAGACGGAAGCGGGCGCAGTCGTGTTGAACATCAACTCTCGAACAGAAGTGACCGATGCGGTTGCACGAATTCAAAATGCTGTAGCAACCCGCCTGCCTGATGCAGCGAGTGACCGATGGCTGGTTGAAAAGATGCAGGCGAAGCCCCTGGCCGAACTCATCGTCAGCGTGCGCGAAGATGCCCAGTTCGGACTGGCCATGACAATCGGCAGCGGCGGTGTGCTGGTGGAACTGGTGGCAGATTCCACTACCGTGCTGCTGCCGTGCACAAGGGACGATTTGATCGAGGCAATTGGCAGCTTGCGCGTATCGCGGCTGCTTGACGGTTTTCGAGGCGGCGCAACGGCAGACAAACGCAAACTGGCGGACCAACTGCTCAAGCTGGCGGGCTTTATGGTGCTCAATCGGGGTGATGTGGCGGAAATCGAGATCAACCCGATGTTTGTCTATGAAAACAATCTTTGTGCGGTGGATGCACTGATGCACATCACGGCCCCTGCGGAATCAGTGTCGAAACAGGAGTGA
- a CDS encoding ABC transporter substrate-binding protein, giving the protein MTKLEGLKTRYQNKQISRRHFMEGALALGLGVSAATAFTDKVAAAVPKRGGTFRLGLGGASTTDSLDPATFISTFTQIGLNFGAHNNLTEVTASGEIIPELAENFESSPDAKTWNFKLRKGVEFHNGKSLEAADVIASIQHHMGKDSKSAAKPLLTDIEEMSAPDKHTVLFKLANGNADFPFVMNDYHLPILPSKDGKADWQSGIGAGGYVLGEHDWGVRMELKRNPNYWKGDKGSHFDDVVLLGISDWTARQNALINGQVDAVNRVDLKTVDLLARNPTVTIDDITGNQHYTIPMNSSVAPFDNLDVRLALKYAIDREELVKKILNGHGTPANDHPIGPGQRYFNKDLPQRAYDPDKARHHLKKAGLDGLKVDLHAANTAFAGAIDTAVLYQSQAKMAGIDINVIREADDGYWTNVWMKKPWSMSYWGGRPTADWMFTVGYAAGGAWNESFWSNDRFMKLLLEARAELDHAKRTEMYAEMQKIVSDDGGALIPMYANNVDARSKKVATPEKLASNWELDGWKCLDRWWFA; this is encoded by the coding sequence ATGACAAAGCTGGAAGGGCTGAAAACACGCTACCAGAACAAGCAGATTTCCCGCCGCCATTTCATGGAAGGTGCCCTGGCGCTGGGCCTTGGCGTCAGTGCGGCAACCGCGTTTACCGACAAGGTCGCGGCAGCAGTGCCAAAAAGAGGCGGTACGTTCCGGCTGGGCCTGGGCGGAGCCAGCACCACCGACTCGCTTGATCCGGCGACATTCATTTCCACTTTTACCCAAATCGGCCTGAATTTCGGGGCGCACAACAATCTGACCGAGGTCACCGCCAGTGGCGAGATCATACCTGAACTTGCGGAAAATTTTGAATCATCCCCGGACGCCAAAACGTGGAATTTCAAACTTCGCAAGGGCGTCGAGTTCCACAACGGGAAGTCGCTTGAGGCAGCGGATGTTATCGCCTCCATCCAACATCACATGGGTAAAGACTCCAAGTCGGCCGCCAAACCGCTGTTGACCGATATCGAGGAAATGTCTGCACCAGACAAACACACGGTCCTGTTCAAACTTGCCAATGGCAATGCTGATTTCCCGTTCGTGATGAACGACTACCATCTGCCGATACTGCCGTCCAAAGACGGAAAGGCCGACTGGCAATCGGGAATAGGTGCCGGCGGTTACGTCCTGGGCGAGCATGACTGGGGTGTGCGTATGGAACTGAAACGCAACCCCAATTACTGGAAGGGTGACAAGGGATCACACTTTGACGACGTCGTTTTGCTCGGCATTTCTGACTGGACCGCCCGGCAAAATGCACTGATCAACGGCCAGGTGGATGCCGTCAACAGAGTAGATCTGAAGACGGTTGACCTGCTGGCCCGCAACCCCACCGTCACCATCGACGACATAACGGGAAACCAGCACTACACAATTCCGATGAATTCATCAGTGGCGCCGTTTGACAATCTCGATGTGCGGCTGGCGCTGAAATACGCGATCGACCGGGAGGAACTGGTCAAGAAGATCCTCAACGGTCATGGCACCCCGGCAAACGATCATCCAATCGGACCCGGACAGCGCTACTTCAACAAGGACCTGCCACAGCGGGCCTATGATCCGGATAAGGCCAGGCACCACCTGAAAAAAGCCGGGTTGGACGGCCTCAAGGTCGATCTGCACGCTGCGAATACAGCCTTTGCCGGTGCAATCGATACTGCAGTTCTGTATCAATCGCAGGCCAAAATGGCCGGCATCGACATTAATGTCATCCGTGAGGCGGACGATGGCTACTGGACCAATGTCTGGATGAAGAAGCCCTGGAGCATGAGTTACTGGGGCGGTCGGCCGACTGCAGACTGGATGTTCACCGTGGGTTATGCCGCCGGCGGCGCCTGGAACGAGTCGTTCTGGTCAAATGACAGGTTCATGAAACTGCTGCTCGAGGCGCGTGCCGAACTTGATCATGCAAAGCGCACCGAAATGTATGCGGAGATGCAGAAGATTGTCAGTGACGACGGCGGTGCTCTGATACCGATGTATGCCAACAATGTGGATGCACGGTCAAAGAAAGTGGCAACTCCGGAGAAACTGGCATCTAACTGGGAACTGGACGGTTGGAAGTGTCTTGATCGTTGGTGGTTTGCCTGA
- a CDS encoding alpha/beta fold hydrolase, whose protein sequence is MIEGVVTVQDAEVHYIQEGSGPDIVWIPAGDQACDVYRDQFAAFTSDFRCTCLDPRGAGETVAKTPPPWPIEAFAADVAELIRQVCDPPVIVAGLSLGALITQELAISYPDLVRLAIPMGTIARKTGFAREWEEAEIAMARDGIRMPEDFSVIHYAILSYPSEVMGDDALWEKARPYVASAYGDRDPAMLAAQWQACLDYDSLERLPGCMVPMHVISFEQDLQTPPARGRAVAEAAGNGHFHLLKGMAHFSMFGHRPEAVSDCIRDIISGYGQSAH, encoded by the coding sequence ATGATCGAAGGCGTAGTCACCGTCCAGGATGCCGAGGTTCACTACATCCAGGAAGGAAGCGGCCCGGACATCGTCTGGATCCCGGCAGGTGATCAGGCGTGCGATGTATACAGAGACCAGTTTGCGGCATTCACGTCCGACTTCAGATGCACCTGCCTGGATCCTCGCGGTGCTGGCGAAACAGTTGCCAAAACCCCTCCGCCGTGGCCGATTGAGGCCTTCGCAGCGGACGTTGCTGAACTGATCCGGCAGGTGTGTGATCCGCCTGTCATTGTAGCCGGCCTTTCTCTGGGTGCGTTGATCACTCAGGAGCTTGCGATTTCCTACCCTGACCTTGTCCGTCTCGCCATTCCGATGGGAACCATTGCCCGGAAGACCGGATTTGCGCGGGAATGGGAGGAGGCGGAAATCGCCATGGCGAGAGACGGGATCAGGATGCCGGAGGACTTCTCGGTTATTCACTACGCGATCCTGTCTTACCCGTCCGAGGTCATGGGCGATGACGCCTTGTGGGAGAAGGCACGGCCCTATGTCGCCAGTGCGTATGGTGATCGCGACCCGGCCATGCTGGCGGCACAGTGGCAGGCGTGCCTGGACTATGATTCACTGGAACGTCTGCCTGGCTGCATGGTGCCGATGCATGTGATTTCCTTTGAACAGGACCTGCAGACACCGCCCGCACGGGGACGGGCTGTGGCGGAAGCCGCCGGCAACGGACACTTCCACTTGCTGAAAGGCATGGCGCATTTCTCGATGTTCGGACACCGGCCGGAAGCGGTGAGCGATTGTATTCGCGATATCATCAGTGGTTACGGCCAGAGCGCGCACTGA
- a CDS encoding SRPBCC family protein: protein MHADLIDQLAASDAEPELAVSLPPACYRDPSVQEDETRRIFRTGWIGLGRSDIVAEPGSYAAMEIAAVPLILLRDQAGKIRCFANSCRHRGALLLQGQGTTRGIKCPFHGWNYRLDGTLAGAPRMEASSCFQKSENGLIEFACGERAGFAFISMDGERNDLDDHLGDFEAVHQPWPLASLVTTRRRQLDVNCNWKIFLDVFNEYYHLTYVHADTLGGLYHDPDAGDLVDGAFASQFGETHGTGGLLENQQNHALPLMPGLEGRPARGTRYTWAFPNMTFAASTDALWVYEAYPLSPDRCMVRQSICFPPETVALPDFEQHARRYYERFDAAMDEDIAALEAQQQGLSSPYARQGRFQPHLEANVAAFARWYARQMLD, encoded by the coding sequence ATGCATGCAGACCTGATCGATCAGTTGGCCGCAAGCGACGCGGAGCCCGAGTTGGCGGTGAGCCTGCCACCGGCCTGCTATCGGGATCCGAGTGTCCAGGAGGATGAAACCAGGCGCATTTTCAGGACCGGCTGGATAGGTCTTGGCCGGTCCGACATTGTGGCCGAGCCGGGCAGCTACGCGGCAATGGAAATCGCGGCTGTACCCCTGATATTACTGCGCGACCAGGCAGGTAAAATCAGGTGTTTCGCCAATTCGTGCCGCCATCGTGGCGCTTTGCTGCTGCAGGGACAGGGAACGACCAGGGGCATAAAATGCCCGTTTCACGGTTGGAATTACCGTTTGGACGGCACCTTGGCCGGTGCGCCGCGCATGGAAGCGTCATCGTGCTTTCAGAAATCCGAGAACGGCCTGATCGAATTCGCATGTGGCGAACGGGCCGGGTTTGCATTCATTTCAATGGACGGCGAGCGAAACGATCTTGATGATCATCTGGGCGATTTCGAAGCCGTACACCAGCCGTGGCCACTGGCCTCGCTCGTCACCACGCGCCGCCGCCAGCTTGACGTCAACTGCAACTGGAAAATCTTTCTCGATGTGTTCAACGAGTATTATCACCTGACCTATGTTCATGCCGATACCCTTGGTGGCCTGTACCACGACCCCGATGCCGGCGATCTTGTCGATGGCGCATTCGCCAGCCAGTTCGGCGAAACCCACGGCACCGGTGGCCTGCTGGAAAACCAGCAGAACCATGCCCTGCCCCTGATGCCCGGACTGGAAGGCCGCCCGGCACGTGGCACGCGGTACACGTGGGCCTTCCCCAATATGACGTTCGCCGCCAGTACGGACGCCCTATGGGTCTATGAGGCTTATCCCCTGTCACCGGACCGGTGCATGGTCAGGCAGAGTATCTGCTTTCCACCGGAAACCGTGGCGCTGCCTGACTTCGAGCAACATGCCAGGCGTTATTATGAGAGATTTGACGCGGCCATGGATGAAGACATCGCGGCACTGGAGGCGCAGCAACAGGGGCTGTCGTCACCCTATGCCCGGCAGGGAAGGTTCCAGCCTCACCTTGAGGCCAATGTGGCTGCATTTGCCCGCTGGTATGCGCGTCAGATGCTCGATTGA
- a CDS encoding aldehyde dehydrogenase family protein gives MTELKRYKMLIDGNWVDSEDGRTFESINPATGDPWAIIPEATAGDVDRAVKSAYRAFTEGEWARALPTARGKYLRKLGDLLADKSEELGRVETVDTGKMLKETRWQAKYIAEFFHFYAGCADKVHGETLPIDKPDMMAMTIREPLGVVAAVVPWNSQMFLVAVKIGPALAAGNTVVLKTSEHASAPLLEFGRLIEEAGFPPGVVNIVTGHGDPCGKALTSHPLVSRISFTGGPGAARHVLYNSAENFAEVSLELGGKSPFIVFDDADVESAVNGSIAGIFGASGQSCVAGSRLYLHDKIADKFLDTMVSQAGKILIGDPLAEETQMGPLATTGQLDNIEHQVALAQEQGGKLLNGGRRPPDINRGWFYEPTIIECPDQKMQIVDTELFGPVLSVLRFKEEEDVIRMANDTKHGLAAGIFSQNGARTMRVARQIRAGIVWVNTYRVVSPIAEFGGCKDSGYGRESGMQAIYDYTRPKTVWINTSSEPMGNPFVMR, from the coding sequence ATGACTGAACTCAAGCGCTACAAAATGCTCATCGATGGAAACTGGGTCGACTCTGAAGACGGCAGGACATTCGAGAGCATAAACCCTGCTACCGGCGATCCCTGGGCGATCATTCCCGAGGCCACCGCAGGCGATGTGGATCGCGCTGTGAAGTCAGCCTATCGGGCTTTTACTGAGGGAGAATGGGCCAGGGCCCTGCCGACGGCGCGCGGCAAATACCTGCGAAAACTCGGTGATCTCCTGGCCGACAAGTCGGAGGAATTGGGACGGGTCGAAACCGTCGACACCGGCAAGATGCTCAAGGAAACCCGCTGGCAGGCCAAATACATCGCGGAGTTCTTTCACTTTTACGCCGGATGCGCCGACAAGGTGCACGGTGAAACTCTGCCGATCGACAAGCCCGACATGATGGCAATGACCATACGGGAGCCTCTGGGTGTCGTTGCAGCCGTGGTTCCGTGGAACTCCCAGATGTTCCTGGTTGCGGTGAAAATCGGCCCGGCGCTGGCAGCGGGCAACACCGTCGTGCTGAAGACATCGGAACATGCGTCTGCACCATTGCTCGAATTTGGGCGGCTTATCGAGGAAGCCGGATTTCCTCCAGGCGTGGTCAACATTGTTACCGGCCATGGCGACCCGTGCGGCAAGGCACTGACCTCGCATCCGCTGGTGTCACGCATCAGCTTTACCGGTGGGCCGGGCGCTGCCCGGCACGTGCTTTACAATTCCGCGGAAAACTTCGCCGAAGTATCACTGGAACTTGGCGGCAAGTCGCCGTTCATTGTGTTTGATGACGCGGATGTGGAAAGCGCCGTCAACGGTTCGATCGCCGGCATATTCGGTGCCAGCGGGCAAAGTTGCGTTGCCGGATCACGCCTCTACCTGCACGACAAGATTGCCGACAAGTTCCTCGACACCATGGTGTCACAGGCGGGAAAAATCCTGATCGGAGACCCGTTGGCGGAAGAAACCCAGATGGGGCCACTGGCGACAACGGGACAGCTGGACAATATAGAGCATCAGGTCGCACTGGCGCAGGAACAGGGAGGCAAGCTGCTCAACGGAGGCCGGCGGCCTCCCGATATCAATCGAGGCTGGTTCTATGAACCGACCATCATTGAGTGCCCGGACCAGAAAATGCAGATCGTCGACACAGAATTGTTCGGTCCGGTTTTGAGTGTGCTGCGGTTCAAGGAAGAAGAAGACGTGATCCGCATGGCCAACGATACCAAGCACGGTCTGGCTGCCGGGATTTTCTCCCAGAACGGCGCAAGGACGATGCGGGTGGCCAGGCAGATTCGTGCAGGCATCGTGTGGGTCAACACGTATCGCGTCGTATCGCCTATCGCCGAATTCGGCGGTTGCAAGGACTCAGGTTACGGCCGCGAAAGCGGTATGCAGGCGATTTACGACTACACCCGGCCAAAGACAGTGTGGATCAACACCTCCAGTGAGCCGATGGGAAATCCGTTTGTCATGAGGTAG
- a CDS encoding Rid family hydrolase → MNKKTVIGEPIVIGGRKLSLSRAIRAGDFVFLTGQVPFKGGEVMTTGTIEDQTRAVLDDIKSTLALADCQLGDVVKAMIWLRDRADFPGFNAVYGEYFPDDPPARSAVISELLVDVRVEVEVVAYKPEGQ, encoded by the coding sequence ATGAACAAGAAAACCGTTATCGGCGAACCGATCGTAATCGGTGGCAGGAAACTGTCCTTGTCCCGTGCCATTCGGGCCGGAGATTTTGTTTTTCTGACGGGCCAGGTTCCGTTCAAGGGCGGCGAAGTCATGACCACCGGCACCATCGAGGATCAGACGCGCGCGGTACTGGATGACATCAAGTCGACATTGGCCCTTGCTGATTGCCAACTTGGCGATGTTGTCAAGGCCATGATCTGGTTGCGTGATCGGGCGGATTTTCCGGGCTTCAATGCCGTTTACGGTGAGTACTTTCCTGATGACCCTCCTGCAAGGTCCGCTGTGATCAGTGAACTGCTGGTGGATGTGAGGGTGGAAGTGGAAGTTGTCGCCTATAAACCCGAAGGCCAGTGA
- a CDS encoding alpha/beta fold hydrolase, with protein sequence MTVKTASDGTRFEVFEGPGPAVVLVHGLGLNRHMWQWQSNALAERYTVISYDLFGHGESPPPPDTPCLTLFSEQLRRLVVELGIAKVAVAGFSLGGMIARRFAMDHEPRLWALAILHSAHQRDQAAHDAIQSRVHQARRDGPAATVDAALERWFSTPFHRDNPDIMQQVRTWVMANSKEIYPDIYQVLVDGVDELIAPPRAIRCPALVMTGSEDYGNSTGMTRAIAAEIPCAKTVILPGLRHMAMAENPTLFNSELQQFLHHAEQEGSDAG encoded by the coding sequence GTGACAGTGAAAACTGCCAGTGATGGTACCCGTTTCGAAGTGTTTGAAGGCCCGGGCCCGGCGGTTGTGCTGGTTCATGGCCTGGGCCTGAACCGGCATATGTGGCAATGGCAGAGCAACGCACTGGCCGAACGATATACAGTGATCTCCTACGACCTGTTCGGACATGGGGAAAGCCCGCCACCGCCGGATACCCCGTGCCTGACCTTGTTCTCCGAGCAATTGCGAAGGCTCGTCGTTGAGCTGGGTATTGCCAAAGTTGCGGTGGCCGGATTTTCGCTTGGCGGCATGATTGCCCGGCGGTTTGCGATGGATCACGAACCGCGGCTGTGGGCGCTGGCCATACTCCACTCGGCCCACCAAAGGGACCAGGCCGCGCACGACGCGATCCAGTCGCGGGTTCATCAGGCCCGGCGTGATGGCCCGGCTGCGACCGTTGATGCTGCCCTCGAGAGATGGTTCAGCACACCCTTCCACCGTGACAATCCGGACATCATGCAGCAGGTGCGTACCTGGGTCATGGCCAACAGCAAGGAAATCTATCCTGACATCTATCAGGTTCTGGTTGACGGTGTGGATGAGTTGATTGCGCCGCCGCGAGCCATTCGCTGTCCCGCCCTGGTGATGACCGGATCAGAGGACTATGGCAATTCCACCGGGATGACCCGTGCCATAGCTGCCGAGATTCCATGTGCCAAGACCGTGATCCTGCCGGGTCTGCGCCATATGGCCATGGCGGAAAACCCGACCCTGTTTAATTCCGAACTCCAGCAATTTCTGCACCATGCTGAACAGGAGGGGTCCGATGCCGGATAA
- a CDS encoding CaiB/BaiF CoA transferase family protein — translation MPDNPGILAGVRVLDFSRMLSGPYCTMMLADHGAEVIKIESPDGDTSRSNGPYRDDDPDHLWAGYFVSLNRSKKSIVLDLKSAEGRDAALKLAEDADVLLENFRPGVMERLGLGYDDVAEINPKLVYASISGFGNPRNGESPYAKWPSYDVVAQAMGGLMSITGPDAATPMKAGPGVGDIFTGMMMAFAIVAALRHAEHNGEGQFIDVAMYDAMVSLCERIIYQQDIEAVLPVPTGNGHPLLAPFGLFPASDGFISIGVVDDAFWQALTTAMDMPGLADDKRFSDKAGRRENAALVNDIVKGWTTRFTKAELATKLGGKLPFGPVNNARDIMEDPHVAVRGMLAELAHPIPGAKPWTVAANPVRFSKTPAPSLKAAPVLGADNSRYLEFCSRSDKT, via the coding sequence ATGCCGGATAATCCAGGTATACTGGCGGGTGTCCGGGTGCTTGACTTCAGCCGGATGCTGTCCGGCCCTTACTGCACAATGATGCTGGCGGATCATGGTGCGGAGGTTATCAAGATCGAAAGCCCGGACGGCGACACCAGCCGCAGCAACGGGCCGTACCGCGACGACGACCCGGATCACCTGTGGGCGGGTTACTTTGTCAGTCTGAACCGCAGCAAGAAGAGTATCGTGCTCGACCTGAAATCAGCCGAAGGCCGCGACGCTGCATTAAAACTGGCAGAGGACGCCGATGTCCTGCTTGAGAATTTCCGGCCCGGCGTCATGGAACGGCTGGGGCTGGGTTATGATGACGTTGCCGAAATCAATCCCAAACTGGTGTATGCGTCAATCAGTGGATTCGGTAATCCACGCAATGGTGAAAGCCCCTACGCGAAGTGGCCGTCATACGACGTTGTCGCCCAGGCAATGGGCGGGTTGATGTCGATCACCGGGCCGGATGCGGCGACACCGATGAAGGCAGGCCCGGGAGTAGGCGATATTTTCACCGGCATGATGATGGCCTTTGCCATTGTTGCAGCATTGCGGCATGCCGAACACAATGGGGAAGGCCAGTTCATCGACGTTGCGATGTATGATGCGATGGTGAGCCTGTGTGAGCGCATCATCTATCAGCAGGATATCGAGGCCGTTTTGCCGGTGCCCACGGGCAACGGCCATCCGTTACTTGCACCGTTCGGACTGTTTCCTGCTTCAGACGGATTTATCTCCATTGGCGTGGTCGACGATGCTTTCTGGCAAGCTCTGACAACCGCCATGGACATGCCCGGCCTTGCCGACGACAAACGCTTTTCAGATAAAGCGGGCCGGCGAGAGAACGCGGCACTGGTCAATGATATCGTCAAGGGCTGGACAACCCGCTTTACCAAGGCTGAGCTGGCCACGAAACTGGGCGGCAAGCTGCCATTTGGCCCGGTTAACAACGCACGCGATATTATGGAAGACCCCCATGTTGCCGTCCGCGGGATGCTCGCGGAACTGGCTCATCCGATACCGGGTGCAAAACCATGGACTGTTGCAGCCAACCCGGTTCGGTTCAGCAAAACACCGGCTCCATCCCTCAAGGCGGCTCCGGTACTGGGTGCCGACAATTCGCGGTATCTGGAGTTTTGCTCAAGGAGTGACAAAACATGA
- a CDS encoding flavin reductase, whose translation MTGLPDKKLLRAALSQFATGVTIIATKEEDGTPRGFTANSFTSVSLDPPLILVCIARSAASCDVFSGARHFSVNVLAEEQKDISGLFASQRPDKFDIAPWHPGQTGTPLIDDALAWFECAHHDMVDAGDHVILVGRVLDFGQGRGRPLGYFRGAYFTLGLEDPLVDAVARNTSTIIGAVYEQSGSILLEVHPDTGDLAVPTVGSTTASANLTALKQKYDETQLSTAIEFVYAVFEDNRTGRVTIYYRGQASGPAPAGTQFFAFDDIPFDRIRDSAMRDMLERYVSEARQGGFAIYMGDEIDGVVRPVG comes from the coding sequence ATGACCGGCTTACCGGACAAGAAGCTGCTTCGTGCAGCGCTCAGCCAGTTTGCAACCGGCGTTACCATCATCGCGACGAAGGAAGAAGATGGAACACCACGCGGGTTCACGGCCAACTCGTTCACCTCGGTGTCTCTTGATCCTCCGTTGATCCTGGTTTGCATAGCCCGGTCCGCGGCCAGTTGCGATGTGTTCAGCGGTGCCCGGCACTTTTCCGTCAATGTCCTGGCGGAGGAGCAGAAGGATATTTCCGGCCTGTTCGCTTCGCAACGGCCGGACAAGTTCGACATTGCCCCCTGGCACCCGGGGCAAACCGGCACACCGCTGATTGACGACGCGCTTGCCTGGTTCGAATGTGCCCACCATGACATGGTGGACGCTGGCGACCATGTGATCCTGGTCGGCCGGGTTCTGGATTTCGGTCAGGGCAGGGGCCGCCCGCTGGGGTATTTTCGCGGCGCCTATTTCACGCTGGGACTTGAAGACCCGCTGGTCGATGCCGTCGCCCGCAACACCAGCACCATTATCGGAGCCGTGTACGAGCAGTCGGGCAGTATATTGCTTGAGGTACACCCAGATACTGGCGATCTCGCAGTACCCACGGTCGGGAGCACCACGGCAAGCGCGAACCTGACAGCCCTCAAACAGAAGTATGATGAGACGCAGCTCAGCACAGCCATCGAGTTTGTGTACGCCGTCTTCGAGGACAACCGGACCGGCCGGGTAACAATTTACTATCGCGGCCAGGCTTCGGGTCCAGCACCAGCCGGCACCCAATTTTTTGCCTTTGACGACATTCCCTTTGACCGCATCCGGGACAGCGCCATGCGTGACATGCTGGAACGCTATGTCAGCGAGGCGCGCCAGGGAGGATTTGCCATCTATATGGGAGACGAGATTGACGGAGTGGTCCGGCCGGTCGGATAG